One Fundulus heteroclitus isolate FHET01 chromosome 11, MU-UCD_Fhet_4.1, whole genome shotgun sequence DNA segment encodes these proteins:
- the crebrf gene encoding CREB3 regulatory factor isoform X1, which yields MHGSLKNLRHTEKHTRPQQTGRFLRFLPSLPGCSPPALCDRLLRQSFYRADRLRPVGLDRRPRGSHRWSSKLRLAMPQPSVSGMEPPFGDAFQNYSFADQALTSTELLATNSDPDFMYELDTEMSHQQSPCGDSVVGVGDGGKEVEGGVDQLIGLGESETVYSSSAFEQWDSYWEDLTRYTRLASCDIWGTKEVDFLGLDDFSSPYQDEEVIGRTPTLAQLNSEDSLPVCEALYPPADLTLPSAQPPSQPLAASQNKRLQGPGGGLVRPSPGSASSSQSRPSRSLFADFPESSQKATRPVPSSTETMAKTQNQLSLAQDHGQTQPKPPGRGAKVAGPTAHGADFVRKAKVRVSSAPRAQSEAMPQTDFETPDPPLPLSQPQDEKPSTSASAPSVGRPAPVASSSASSASFERKAEAAARREVLPVVRPAALPQLVEANQTLSGPPDAAAAGVLAAEDPEQSKEEEHNYSLFLTRSRSHSHLEDEDEEEEEEEEDEEAEEDEADGLDLDDEDHDEGFGSEHELSENEEEEEEEEDDDYEADKDDDMSDAFSEPGCDMELMDDIKGLTAGVSSRKRGKRRYFWEYSEQLTPSKQERLLKPSEWDRHTLPSNLYQKNGPLHGKYMLKKSRRTDVEDLTPNPRKLLQIGTELRKLNKVISDLTPVSELPLTARPRSRKEKNKLASRACRLKKKAQYEANKVKLWGLSTEYDRLLFVINAIKEEIMLRVEDSSPRPTNMTETLERLIEETLVPSPVAGQTSDFVNKILENTGRGDPTGGLVGLRVPTSKM from the exons accTGAGgcacacagagaaacacaccAGACCACAACAGACCGGACGCTTTCTCCGCTTCCTTCCCAGCCTCCCAGGCTGCTCTCCCCCAGCCCTCTGTGATCGTCTCCTCCGGCAAAGTTTTTATCGCGCCGACCGACTCAGACCAGTGGGACTGGACAGGAGACCCAGAGGTTCCCACCGCTGGAGCTCTAAGCTGCGCCTGGCAATGCCTCAG CCCAGCGTCAGTGGGATGGAGCCTCCCTTTGGGGACGCCTTTCAGAACTACTCATTTGCTGACCAAGCCCTAACCAGCACTGAGCTGCTGGCCACCAACTCTGACCCAGATTTCATGTACGAGTTG GACACAGAGATGAGCCACCAACAGAGTCCCTGCGGGGACAGCGTTGTGGGCGTTGGAGACGGAGGCAAAGAGGTGGAGGGAGGCGTGGATCAGCTCATCGGCCTCGGCGAGAGCGAGACGGTGTACAGCAGCTCAGCGTTCGAACAGTGGGACTCGTACTGGGAAGACCTCACCAG ATACACACGGCTGGCCAGCTGTGACATCTGGGGAACCAAGGAGGTGGACTTCCTGGGACTGGATGACTTCTCCAGTCCCTACCAGGACGAGGAGGTGATCGGGCGAACCCCGACGCTGGCTCAGCTCAACAGCGAGGATTCCCTGCCCGTCTGTGAGGCGCTCTACCCTCCCGCCGACCTAACGCTTCCCAGCGCCCAGCCTCCCTCCCAGCCGCTCGCCGCCTCTCAAAACAAGAGACTCCAAGGACCGGGCGGCGGCTTGGTGCGACCGTCTCCGGGCTCCGCCTCCTCTTCCCAATCCCGTCCTTCCAGAAGCCTTTTCGCCGACTTTCCCGAAAGCTCCCAGAAGGCGACCAGGCCTGTTCCTTCCAGCACAGAGACTATGGCTAAAACCCAGAACCAGCTCAGCCTCGCCCAGGACCACGGCCAGACCCAACCCAAGCCTCCGGGACGAGGGGCTAAGGTCGCCGGTCCGACCGCTCACGGCGCCGACTTCGTGCGGAAAGCTAAAGTACGCGTGAGCTCCGCCCCCAGAGCTCAGAGCGAGGCGATGCCCCAGACGGATTTCGAGACGCCGGATCCGCCTCTACCTCTTTCCCAGCCTCAAGACGAGAAGCCCTCCACTTCAGCAAGTGCCCCTTCGGTGGGCCGTCCCGCCCCGGTAGCCAGCAGCTCAGCCAGCTCGGCGAGCTTTGAGAGGAAGGCCGAGGCGGCGGCACGCAGGGAGGTGCTGCCTGTGGTGCGGCCGGCCGCTCTTCCTCAGCTGGTGGAGGCCAACCAGACTCTGAGCGGGCCGCCCGACGCCGCGGCAGCCGGGGTCCTAGCCGCCGAAGACCCGGAGCAGAGCAAGGAGGAGGAGCACAACTACTCTCTGTTCCTGACCCGCAGCAGGTCTCACTCGCACCTGGAGGacgaggacgaggaggaggaggaggaggaggaagacgaggaggcagaggaggacgAGGCCGACGGGCTCGACTTGGACGACGAAGACCACGATGAGGGTTTCGGCAGCGAGCACGAGCTTTCTGagaacgaggaggaggaggaagaggaggaggacgacgacTACGAGGCGGACAAGGACGACGACATGAGTGACGCCTTCTCCGAGCCAG GCTGTGACATGGAGCTGATGGACGACATCAAAGGCCTGACAGCCGGCGTCTCCAGCCGTAAAAGAGGCAAGCGTCGTTACTTCTGGGAGTACAGCGAGCAGCTCACCCCCTCCAAGCAGGAGCGGCTGCTGAAGCCCTCTGAGTGGGACAGACACACGCTGCCGAGCAACCTGTACCAGAAGAACGGGCCTCTCCACG GAAAATACATGCTAAAGAAGTCCCGGCGCACCGATGTGGAAGACCTGACTCCCAATCCTCGCAAGCTGCTGCAGATCGGCACGGAGCTTCGCAAGTTGAACAAGGTGATCAGCGACCTCACCCCCGTCAGCGAGCTGCCGCTGACGGCACGGCCGCGCTCTCGCAAGGAGAAGAACAAGCTGGCGTCCAG GGCTTGCcgtttaaaaaagaaagctcAGTATGAAGCCAACAAAGTGAAGCTCTGGGGACTCAGTACGGAGTACG ATCGGCTTCTGTTTGTGATCAACGCCATTAAGGAGGAGATAATGCTGCGAGTGGAGGACTCGTCTCCTCGCCCCACCAACATGACGGAGACCCTGGAGCGGCTTATCGAGGAGACGCTTG TGCCATCACCTGTTGCTGGGCAGACTTCGGACTTTGTCAACAAGATCCTGGAGAACACAGGACGCGGCGATCCCACGGGAGGACTGGTCGGCCTGCGAGTCCCCACCTCAAAAATGTAG
- the crebrf gene encoding CREB3 regulatory factor isoform X2 yields MHGSLKNLRHTEKHTRPQQTGRFLRFLPSLPGCSPPALCDRLLRQSFYRADRLRPVGLDRRPRGSHRWSSKLRLAMPQDTEMSHQQSPCGDSVVGVGDGGKEVEGGVDQLIGLGESETVYSSSAFEQWDSYWEDLTRYTRLASCDIWGTKEVDFLGLDDFSSPYQDEEVIGRTPTLAQLNSEDSLPVCEALYPPADLTLPSAQPPSQPLAASQNKRLQGPGGGLVRPSPGSASSSQSRPSRSLFADFPESSQKATRPVPSSTETMAKTQNQLSLAQDHGQTQPKPPGRGAKVAGPTAHGADFVRKAKVRVSSAPRAQSEAMPQTDFETPDPPLPLSQPQDEKPSTSASAPSVGRPAPVASSSASSASFERKAEAAARREVLPVVRPAALPQLVEANQTLSGPPDAAAAGVLAAEDPEQSKEEEHNYSLFLTRSRSHSHLEDEDEEEEEEEEDEEAEEDEADGLDLDDEDHDEGFGSEHELSENEEEEEEEEDDDYEADKDDDMSDAFSEPGCDMELMDDIKGLTAGVSSRKRGKRRYFWEYSEQLTPSKQERLLKPSEWDRHTLPSNLYQKNGPLHGKYMLKKSRRTDVEDLTPNPRKLLQIGTELRKLNKVISDLTPVSELPLTARPRSRKEKNKLASRACRLKKKAQYEANKVKLWGLSTEYDRLLFVINAIKEEIMLRVEDSSPRPTNMTETLERLIEETLVPSPVAGQTSDFVNKILENTGRGDPTGGLVGLRVPTSKM; encoded by the exons accTGAGgcacacagagaaacacaccAGACCACAACAGACCGGACGCTTTCTCCGCTTCCTTCCCAGCCTCCCAGGCTGCTCTCCCCCAGCCCTCTGTGATCGTCTCCTCCGGCAAAGTTTTTATCGCGCCGACCGACTCAGACCAGTGGGACTGGACAGGAGACCCAGAGGTTCCCACCGCTGGAGCTCTAAGCTGCGCCTGGCAATGCCTCAG GACACAGAGATGAGCCACCAACAGAGTCCCTGCGGGGACAGCGTTGTGGGCGTTGGAGACGGAGGCAAAGAGGTGGAGGGAGGCGTGGATCAGCTCATCGGCCTCGGCGAGAGCGAGACGGTGTACAGCAGCTCAGCGTTCGAACAGTGGGACTCGTACTGGGAAGACCTCACCAG ATACACACGGCTGGCCAGCTGTGACATCTGGGGAACCAAGGAGGTGGACTTCCTGGGACTGGATGACTTCTCCAGTCCCTACCAGGACGAGGAGGTGATCGGGCGAACCCCGACGCTGGCTCAGCTCAACAGCGAGGATTCCCTGCCCGTCTGTGAGGCGCTCTACCCTCCCGCCGACCTAACGCTTCCCAGCGCCCAGCCTCCCTCCCAGCCGCTCGCCGCCTCTCAAAACAAGAGACTCCAAGGACCGGGCGGCGGCTTGGTGCGACCGTCTCCGGGCTCCGCCTCCTCTTCCCAATCCCGTCCTTCCAGAAGCCTTTTCGCCGACTTTCCCGAAAGCTCCCAGAAGGCGACCAGGCCTGTTCCTTCCAGCACAGAGACTATGGCTAAAACCCAGAACCAGCTCAGCCTCGCCCAGGACCACGGCCAGACCCAACCCAAGCCTCCGGGACGAGGGGCTAAGGTCGCCGGTCCGACCGCTCACGGCGCCGACTTCGTGCGGAAAGCTAAAGTACGCGTGAGCTCCGCCCCCAGAGCTCAGAGCGAGGCGATGCCCCAGACGGATTTCGAGACGCCGGATCCGCCTCTACCTCTTTCCCAGCCTCAAGACGAGAAGCCCTCCACTTCAGCAAGTGCCCCTTCGGTGGGCCGTCCCGCCCCGGTAGCCAGCAGCTCAGCCAGCTCGGCGAGCTTTGAGAGGAAGGCCGAGGCGGCGGCACGCAGGGAGGTGCTGCCTGTGGTGCGGCCGGCCGCTCTTCCTCAGCTGGTGGAGGCCAACCAGACTCTGAGCGGGCCGCCCGACGCCGCGGCAGCCGGGGTCCTAGCCGCCGAAGACCCGGAGCAGAGCAAGGAGGAGGAGCACAACTACTCTCTGTTCCTGACCCGCAGCAGGTCTCACTCGCACCTGGAGGacgaggacgaggaggaggaggaggaggaggaagacgaggaggcagaggaggacgAGGCCGACGGGCTCGACTTGGACGACGAAGACCACGATGAGGGTTTCGGCAGCGAGCACGAGCTTTCTGagaacgaggaggaggaggaagaggaggaggacgacgacTACGAGGCGGACAAGGACGACGACATGAGTGACGCCTTCTCCGAGCCAG GCTGTGACATGGAGCTGATGGACGACATCAAAGGCCTGACAGCCGGCGTCTCCAGCCGTAAAAGAGGCAAGCGTCGTTACTTCTGGGAGTACAGCGAGCAGCTCACCCCCTCCAAGCAGGAGCGGCTGCTGAAGCCCTCTGAGTGGGACAGACACACGCTGCCGAGCAACCTGTACCAGAAGAACGGGCCTCTCCACG GAAAATACATGCTAAAGAAGTCCCGGCGCACCGATGTGGAAGACCTGACTCCCAATCCTCGCAAGCTGCTGCAGATCGGCACGGAGCTTCGCAAGTTGAACAAGGTGATCAGCGACCTCACCCCCGTCAGCGAGCTGCCGCTGACGGCACGGCCGCGCTCTCGCAAGGAGAAGAACAAGCTGGCGTCCAG GGCTTGCcgtttaaaaaagaaagctcAGTATGAAGCCAACAAAGTGAAGCTCTGGGGACTCAGTACGGAGTACG ATCGGCTTCTGTTTGTGATCAACGCCATTAAGGAGGAGATAATGCTGCGAGTGGAGGACTCGTCTCCTCGCCCCACCAACATGACGGAGACCCTGGAGCGGCTTATCGAGGAGACGCTTG TGCCATCACCTGTTGCTGGGCAGACTTCGGACTTTGTCAACAAGATCCTGGAGAACACAGGACGCGGCGATCCCACGGGAGGACTGGTCGGCCTGCGAGTCCCCACCTCAAAAATGTAG